In the genome of Porphyrobacter sp. ULC335, one region contains:
- a CDS encoding ArsR/SmtB family transcription factor, protein MPSRLIVSRELADLFRLLAHADRLRLVEELRLGEKDVTGLAAALDLPATRVSQHLALLRAQRLVEERRDGRNHFYCLSRPHLADWIIDALPFVDIRQRLEEAEHIDAARALWSVPDPNSSH, encoded by the coding sequence ATGCCCAGCAGGCTGATCGTATCGCGCGAACTCGCCGATCTGTTCCGGCTGCTCGCCCATGCCGACCGTCTGCGTTTGGTCGAGGAATTGCGGCTGGGCGAGAAAGACGTGACCGGCCTTGCCGCCGCGCTCGATCTGCCCGCCACCCGCGTTTCCCAGCACCTTGCCCTGCTCCGCGCCCAGCGGCTCGTTGAAGAGCGGCGCGATGGGCGCAACCACTTCTACTGCCTGTCCCGCCCCCACCTTGCCGACTGGATCATCGACGCGCTGCCCTTCGTCGATATCCGCCAGCGGCTGGAGGAGGCCGAACATATCGACGCCGCGCGCGCCCTGTGGAGCGTGCCGGACCCCAATTCGTCTCACTGA
- a CDS encoding carbonic anhydrase, which translates to MPSFAQGVVKFQREVFPEKQELFERLSTGQSPEALFITCSDSRIETAMLTQTDPGELFICRNAGNIVPPHTNQTGGMTASIEFAIGALRIPNIVICGHTECGAMKGAMNRAALTNLPHVREWLGYSQGAVDIVEAIGAGLDPDAKMRMLLEQNVILQLQHLKTHPTVAVALAQKAVKLHGWVYDIKTGEVSAFDDATGTWVSVEERYAADLANSVIAHHAC; encoded by the coding sequence ATGCCCAGTTTTGCCCAAGGCGTGGTCAAGTTCCAGCGCGAGGTCTTTCCCGAGAAGCAGGAACTGTTCGAACGCCTCAGCACCGGCCAGAGCCCCGAAGCGCTGTTCATCACCTGCTCGGACAGCCGGATCGAGACCGCGATGCTCACCCAGACCGATCCGGGTGAACTGTTCATCTGCCGCAACGCGGGCAACATCGTCCCCCCGCATACCAACCAGACTGGCGGCATGACCGCCTCGATCGAATTCGCGATCGGCGCGCTGCGCATCCCCAACATCGTGATCTGCGGCCACACTGAATGCGGCGCGATGAAGGGGGCGATGAACCGCGCCGCGTTGACCAACCTGCCGCACGTGCGCGAATGGCTCGGCTATTCGCAGGGCGCGGTCGATATAGTCGAGGCGATTGGCGCAGGGCTCGACCCGGATGCCAAGATGCGGATGCTGCTCGAACAGAACGTCATCCTGCAATTGCAGCACCTCAAGACCCACCCGACGGTCGCCGTGGCGCTGGCGCAGAAGGCGGTGAAACTGCACGGCTGGGTCTACGACATCAAGACCGGCGAAGTGTCGGCCTTTGACGACGCCACCGGCACCTGGGTTTCGGTCGAAGAGCGTTACGCTGCCGACCTCGCCAACTCGGTGATCGCGCACCACGCCTGCTAA
- a CDS encoding SulP family inorganic anion transporter — protein MLAPAADRLTPAVMGRDFLASIVVFLVALPLCMGIAIASGAPPALGLVTGIVGGLVVGSLAGSPLQVSGPAAGMAVLVYQLVQEHGLIMLGVVGLIAGALQLLAGVFRLGQWFRAISPSVIHGMLAGIGVLILFSQLHVMLDDAPRANGLLNIAAIPEAIIKVFPVDGSVHHLAAMAGIVTIATIVLWNQFKPKKLALIPGPLLGVLVGTAFAIAFALPITLVELPATLTSGLNIPTAEAFAGITNPDILTLGLVFAFVASAETLLCATAVDKMHVGTRTDYDKELRAQGIGNMICGGLGALPMTGVIVRSAANVEAGATTRISAILHGGWLLLAVAAFPFILNEIPTSVLAAILVYTGYKLVNVAQIRKIAEFGRQELVIYFATLIGVVAIDLLTGVVLGFGLATLKLVYTFSHLDIRREHDAETNRVDLWMTGSATFFSIPQLGQALESSPFGSEVHIHVEMLDYIDHACLEMLSSWEKLHQSTGGTLVVEWRELVERYGRRSEDPTKTDIPGLMIRPAA, from the coding sequence ATGCTCGCCCCTGCTGCCGACCGCCTGACGCCTGCCGTGATGGGGCGTGATTTCCTTGCCTCTATCGTGGTGTTTCTGGTCGCCCTTCCGCTGTGCATGGGCATCGCGATTGCCTCGGGCGCGCCGCCCGCGCTGGGGCTGGTCACCGGGATCGTCGGCGGGTTGGTGGTGGGCAGCCTTGCCGGATCGCCCTTGCAGGTCAGCGGGCCTGCGGCAGGCATGGCGGTGCTGGTCTATCAGCTGGTGCAGGAACACGGCCTCATCATGCTCGGTGTGGTCGGGTTGATTGCGGGCGCGCTGCAATTGCTGGCGGGCGTGTTCCGGCTGGGCCAGTGGTTCCGGGCGATTTCGCCTTCCGTGATCCACGGGATGCTGGCGGGGATCGGCGTGTTGATCCTGTTCTCGCAGCTGCACGTGATGCTCGACGATGCCCCGCGCGCCAACGGGTTGCTCAACATCGCAGCCATTCCCGAAGCGATCATCAAGGTCTTCCCGGTTGACGGTTCGGTGCATCACCTCGCGGCGATGGCGGGGATCGTTACCATCGCCACCATCGTGCTGTGGAACCAGTTCAAGCCCAAGAAGCTCGCGCTGATCCCGGGGCCGCTGCTTGGCGTGCTGGTCGGCACCGCCTTCGCGATTGCCTTTGCCTTGCCGATCACGCTGGTGGAACTGCCCGCGACGCTGACGAGCGGCCTCAACATTCCGACGGCCGAGGCTTTCGCCGGCATCACCAACCCCGACATTCTGACGCTCGGCCTGGTCTTCGCCTTCGTCGCCAGCGCAGAGACGCTGCTGTGCGCCACGGCGGTCGACAAGATGCACGTCGGCACGCGCACCGATTACGATAAGGAACTGCGCGCGCAGGGCATCGGCAACATGATCTGCGGCGGACTTGGCGCGCTGCCGATGACCGGCGTGATCGTCCGCTCTGCCGCCAATGTCGAAGCGGGGGCAACCACGCGCATATCGGCAATCCTGCACGGCGGGTGGCTGCTGCTGGCGGTCGCCGCCTTCCCCTTCATCCTCAACGAAATCCCGACCTCGGTGCTGGCCGCGATCCTTGTCTATACCGGGTACAAGCTGGTCAACGTCGCGCAGATCCGCAAGATCGCCGAATTCGGACGTCAGGAGCTGGTGATCTACTTCGCAACGCTGATCGGGGTGGTGGCGATTGATCTTCTGACCGGCGTGGTGCTCGGCTTCGGCCTTGCCACGCTAAAGCTGGTCTACACCTTCTCGCACCTCGACATCCGGCGCGAGCATGATGCCGAGACCAACCGCGTCGATCTGTGGATGACGGGTTCGGCGACGTTCTTCTCGATCCCGCAGCTTGGACAGGCGCTCGAAAGCTCGCCCTTCGGGTCAGAGGTGCACATCCATGTCGAGATGCTCGATTATATCGACCACGCCTGTCTGGAGATGCTGTCTTCTTGGGAGAAGCTGCACCAGAGCACCGGCGGAACGCTGGTGGTCGAATGGCGCGAACTGGTCGAACGCTACGGACGGCGCTCGGAAGATCCGACCAAGACCGATATTCCCGGCCTGATGATCCGCCCCGCGGCCTGA
- a CDS encoding ArsR/SmtB family transcription factor produces the protein MPSRKIVANELAHVLRQISHPDRIRLLLKLQAGEMTVNDIGDALEISPTRVSQHLGVLRAIALVETETHGQKRVYRLAQPDLALWLIEGIDFIAHRLSRATPVDIQHAKQLWQAEATEPAI, from the coding sequence ATGCCAAGCCGCAAGATCGTTGCAAATGAATTGGCACATGTGCTGCGGCAGATTTCCCATCCGGACCGCATTCGCCTGTTGCTCAAGCTGCAAGCGGGCGAGATGACGGTGAACGATATTGGCGACGCTCTGGAAATTTCGCCGACGCGTGTGTCGCAGCATCTGGGTGTGCTGCGCGCGATCGCACTGGTCGAGACCGAGACGCACGGCCAGAAGCGCGTTTACCGCCTGGCCCAGCCCGATCTGGCGTTGTGGCTGATCGAAGGCATCGATTTTATCGCCCACCGCCTGAGCCGCGCGACCCCGGTCGATATCCAGCACGCCAAGCAGCTGTGGCAGGCCGAGGCTACCGAACCCGCTATCTGA
- a CDS encoding alkyl/aryl-sulfatase gives MNIAGLRAGAALALVVAAQAGASAQDAPAGATQATRFEHLVTAKALPPEGTRDADFSTRGFLATRADPVILDANGKPVWNLDAYAFVTGPAPETVNPSLWRHMTHLKHHGLYQVTANVWQVRGFDVSNMTIIRGATGWIIIDPLTSTEAAKAALDVVNQTLGERPVSAVIYSHSHGDHFGGVRGVVDAEAVKAGRVPVIAPKGFMEEATSENVMAGGAMMRRASYQFGTGLAPGVTAQMGSGIGKGISAGTLSLIPPTDTIAATGETRVVDGVGLEFQMVSGTEAPAEFNVFVQPEKTFLAAEIATCSLHNILTPRGAKVRDARAWAHYLDEAAIRYAPQSDAVISSHCWPIFGRAEGTAWITAQRDNYRWLHDQTVRRMNRGETMDEIAEALEKSPPRINGEEWSTRGYYGTISHNAKAIYQFYLGWYDAVPANLHPHPPVERAYRLVEALGGEERTFELAETAFKRGDYRWSSDLLQNLVFAAPENAAAKGLLAKSYEQQGYQAESAIWRNQFLAAANDLRRGRAEGSAAQSNDMVAAISTQELLDSAATRFAPERPSARNFTIAIDIPDRKEQAALEVGGEVMIGRTGALPAEADVTIRGPRRAVLALLFVKMPVSAVQAMPGVTIEGDLVALQTLVDALDPLPHGFDIVTP, from the coding sequence ATGAATATTGCAGGATTGCGCGCAGGCGCGGCGCTCGCACTGGTTGTGGCGGCGCAAGCAGGCGCATCAGCGCAGGACGCGCCCGCCGGGGCGACCCAGGCCACCCGCTTCGAGCATCTCGTGACAGCGAAGGCGCTTCCGCCCGAAGGCACGCGCGATGCGGATTTTTCTACCCGCGGCTTCCTTGCCACCCGCGCCGATCCGGTGATTCTGGATGCCAATGGCAAGCCGGTCTGGAACCTTGACGCCTATGCCTTCGTCACCGGCCCCGCGCCCGAGACGGTGAACCCCAGCCTGTGGCGACACATGACCCATCTCAAGCATCACGGGCTGTATCAGGTGACCGCCAACGTGTGGCAGGTGCGCGGGTTCGATGTGTCGAACATGACGATCATCCGCGGCGCGACCGGCTGGATCATCATCGACCCGCTGACCAGCACAGAAGCCGCCAAGGCAGCGCTTGATGTGGTCAACCAGACCTTGGGCGAGCGGCCGGTCAGCGCAGTGATCTATTCGCACAGCCACGGCGACCACTTCGGCGGCGTGCGCGGCGTGGTCGATGCCGAGGCGGTCAAGGCGGGCCGCGTACCGGTGATCGCGCCCAAGGGCTTCATGGAGGAAGCGACGTCGGAAAACGTCATGGCAGGCGGCGCGATGATGCGCCGTGCCTCCTACCAGTTCGGCACCGGCCTTGCCCCCGGCGTGACCGCACAGATGGGCAGCGGCATCGGCAAGGGGATTTCGGCAGGCACCCTGTCGCTGATCCCGCCAACCGACACCATCGCCGCAACCGGCGAGACGCGGGTGGTGGACGGCGTTGGGCTCGAATTCCAGATGGTATCAGGCACCGAAGCTCCCGCGGAGTTCAACGTCTTCGTCCAGCCGGAAAAGACCTTCCTCGCCGCCGAAATCGCCACCTGCAGCCTGCACAATATCCTGACCCCGCGCGGCGCCAAGGTGCGCGACGCGCGGGCTTGGGCGCATTATCTCGATGAAGCCGCGATCCGTTACGCTCCGCAGAGCGATGCGGTGATCTCCAGCCATTGCTGGCCGATCTTTGGCCGGGCAGAAGGCACCGCATGGATCACCGCACAGCGCGACAATTACCGTTGGCTCCACGATCAGACCGTGCGGCGCATGAACCGCGGCGAGACCATGGACGAAATCGCCGAGGCGCTCGAAAAGTCGCCGCCGCGCATCAATGGCGAGGAATGGTCGACGCGCGGATATTACGGCACGATCAGCCACAACGCCAAGGCGATCTACCAGTTCTATCTCGGCTGGTATGATGCTGTCCCCGCAAACCTCCACCCCCACCCGCCGGTCGAGCGCGCTTACCGGCTGGTCGAGGCGCTGGGCGGCGAGGAGCGCACCTTCGAACTGGCCGAGACCGCGTTCAAGCGGGGCGATTACCGCTGGTCATCCGACCTCCTTCAGAACCTCGTCTTTGCCGCGCCTGAGAATGCCGCCGCCAAGGGGCTGCTGGCGAAGTCCTACGAACAACAGGGCTATCAGGCCGAAAGCGCGATCTGGCGCAACCAGTTCCTAGCTGCGGCGAATGACCTCAGGCGCGGACGGGCCGAGGGCAGCGCGGCGCAGAGCAATGACATGGTCGCCGCGATTTCGACGCAGGAGCTGCTCGATTCCGCCGCGACCCGCTTTGCCCCCGAACGCCCCAGCGCGCGCAATTTCACCATCGCCATCGATATTCCCGACCGCAAGGAACAGGCGGCGCTGGAGGTTGGCGGGGAAGTGATGATCGGTCGCACCGGCGCGCTGCCAGCCGAGGCCGATGTCACCATCCGCGGCCCGCGCCGTGCGGTGCTGGCGCTGCTGTTCGTGAAGATGCCGGTCAGCGCGGTGCAGGCCATGCCCGGTGTCACGATCGAAGGCGATCTTGTCGCCTTGCAGACGCTGGTCGACGCGCTGGATCCGCTGCCGCACGGTTTCGACATCGTGACGCCGTGA
- a CDS encoding glycoside hydrolase family 3 protein, whose product MARNGLGRLACGAALGGLLAGCSVAPEVQSASAPVVAAPAANSPEALLAAMSIERKVAQIIQPDIGSITPADMRQYRFGTILNGGNSGPYGNDKAPAADWLKLADEYWEASTAPLPDGEPAIPALWATDAVHGHANVPGATVFPHNIALGATFDTDLIRRIGAATAVEIEVTGLDWTFAPTVAVARDARWGRTYESYSANPELVTRYGAAMIEGLQGRAGATGFLGQGKVAATAKHYFGDGGTAQGVDQGDVNGDLKELMAIHAAPYPAAIDAGVASVMASFNSINGTKMHGNKPLLTDELRGNLGFEGVVVGDWNGHGQIKGCTNSDCPQALLAGLDVYMVPEDWKALHASLVRQIKDGTIPMARLDEAVLRVLRMKQALGILDGEVKPSARTNGGKWELLGSPDHRALAREAVAKSQVILKNAGVLPLKAGARIEVAGAAADNIPQQAGGWSVTWQGGGDLTAADFPGATSIWSGIAAAAKAAGSEAVLAPKGSAASKPDIAIVVFGEQPYAEFVGDRKDLAFRDEEGLNLLKAYRARGIKTVAVFLSGRPLWVNRELNAADAFVASWLPGSEGAGVADVLFGAVQPSGRLSFNWPGVCEGGGVHQGKDTLFGMGYGLRYDAPSPALFPADETCAALTHDAGATWFANGKLGAQVQAVADNALLPDLRGAGNGVVVTGVDRKAQEDARRIAFGPGTKLSLTGPDSGAAWRISYLVSSRPAGPVTVTAGGQPLDITQGLSVAEGKGWREMVLTPACLGSAGGKLTFSSVAPFAFQISEITRDDSAATAECSF is encoded by the coding sequence ATGGCGCGTAACGGGTTGGGTCGGCTGGCGTGCGGCGCCGCGCTGGGTGGGCTTCTGGCGGGGTGCAGCGTCGCACCCGAGGTACAATCGGCCAGCGCGCCGGTGGTGGCCGCTCCTGCGGCGAACAGCCCGGAAGCCTTGCTCGCGGCGATGAGTATCGAGCGCAAGGTCGCGCAGATCATCCAGCCCGACATCGGCTCGATCACCCCTGCCGACATGCGCCAATACCGCTTCGGCACGATTCTCAACGGCGGCAATTCCGGCCCCTATGGCAATGACAAGGCCCCCGCGGCGGACTGGCTGAAGCTGGCCGACGAATATTGGGAAGCCTCCACCGCGCCGCTCCCCGATGGTGAGCCCGCAATCCCCGCGCTGTGGGCGACCGATGCGGTGCACGGCCATGCCAATGTGCCGGGCGCGACGGTCTTTCCGCACAACATCGCTCTGGGGGCGACCTTCGACACCGATCTGATCCGCCGCATCGGCGCGGCCACCGCGGTCGAGATTGAAGTGACAGGGCTCGATTGGACCTTCGCGCCCACCGTCGCGGTCGCGCGCGACGCGCGCTGGGGCCGCACCTACGAAAGCTATTCGGCCAACCCCGAGCTTGTCACCCGCTACGGCGCGGCGATGATCGAAGGGTTGCAGGGCCGCGCAGGCGCGACCGGCTTCCTCGGGCAGGGCAAGGTCGCTGCCACCGCAAAGCATTACTTCGGTGATGGCGGCACCGCGCAGGGCGTCGATCAGGGGGACGTCAACGGCGACCTCAAGGAACTGATGGCCATCCACGCCGCGCCATACCCCGCCGCGATCGACGCGGGCGTGGCCAGCGTGATGGCCAGCTTCAACTCGATCAATGGCACCAAGATGCACGGTAACAAGCCGCTGCTGACTGATGAATTGCGCGGCAATCTCGGCTTCGAGGGGGTCGTGGTCGGAGACTGGAACGGTCATGGCCAGATCAAGGGCTGCACCAATTCCGATTGCCCGCAGGCGCTGCTGGCTGGCCTCGATGTCTATATGGTGCCCGAGGACTGGAAGGCGCTTCATGCGTCGCTGGTGCGGCAGATCAAGGACGGGACGATCCCGATGGCCCGCCTCGATGAAGCGGTGCTGCGGGTGCTTCGGATGAAGCAGGCGCTCGGCATTCTTGATGGCGAAGTGAAGCCCTCCGCGCGCACCAATGGCGGCAAGTGGGAGCTGCTCGGATCGCCAGACCACCGCGCGCTGGCCCGCGAGGCGGTGGCAAAATCGCAGGTGATCCTCAAGAATGCGGGCGTATTGCCGCTGAAGGCTGGCGCGCGGATCGAGGTGGCCGGGGCCGCTGCCGACAACATCCCGCAGCAAGCCGGTGGCTGGTCGGTGACGTGGCAGGGCGGGGGTGATCTGACTGCTGCGGACTTCCCCGGCGCGACCTCGATCTGGAGCGGGATTGCCGCCGCGGCCAAGGCCGCTGGCAGCGAAGCTGTGCTCGCGCCCAAGGGCAGTGCTGCGAGCAAGCCCGACATCGCCATCGTCGTCTTCGGCGAGCAACCCTATGCCGAATTCGTCGGCGACCGGAAGGATCTCGCCTTCCGCGACGAGGAGGGACTGAACCTCCTCAAGGCGTATCGCGCGCGCGGGATCAAGACTGTCGCCGTGTTCCTGTCGGGCCGCCCCTTGTGGGTCAACCGCGAGCTCAACGCGGCTGATGCCTTTGTCGCTTCGTGGCTGCCGGGCAGCGAGGGAGCCGGCGTGGCCGACGTGCTGTTCGGCGCCGTCCAGCCCAGCGGGCGGCTCTCGTTCAACTGGCCCGGCGTCTGCGAAGGCGGCGGCGTCCATCAGGGCAAGGACACGCTGTTCGGCATGGGCTACGGGCTACGCTACGATGCCCCATCGCCGGCGCTGTTTCCTGCAGACGAGACCTGCGCTGCGCTCACCCATGATGCGGGTGCGACATGGTTCGCCAATGGCAAGCTGGGCGCGCAGGTGCAGGCGGTTGCCGATAATGCGCTGCTCCCCGATCTGCGCGGCGCAGGCAACGGCGTGGTCGTCACCGGTGTCGACCGCAAGGCGCAGGAAGATGCACGCCGTATCGCCTTCGGCCCCGGCACCAAGCTCAGCCTGACCGGGCCGGACAGCGGCGCGGCGTGGCGTATTTCCTATCTGGTCAGCAGTCGTCCCGCAGGGCCGGTCACGGTGACGGCGGGCGGCCAGCCGCTCGACATCACGCAGGGGCTTTCCGTGGCCGAGGGCAAGGGCTGGCGCGAGATGGTGCTGACACCCGCATGCCTCGGCAGCGCGGGTGGCAAGCTCACCTTCTCCTCCGTAGCCCCCTTCGCGTTCCAGATCAGCGAGATCACCCGCGACGACAGCGCGGCGACGGCGGAGTGCTCGTTCTAG
- a CDS encoding MFS transporter: protein MNAPQAAEPPERQPRWFLALFALAAAGGAVAYVPLLTVLLPQRIADLQGGEDIAALAQVTFLGAVMASLANIAVGMLSDRTRVRRPWIIAGLIASNALLLVVGEAGSVRELVVLVMVWQVALNLMLAPLMAWAGDCFPDEQKGVLGGALALSPALGALAGSLVTYAGLVEPGARLMLVALLVSALVLPAVLLGGGRERPALMAPAETAGPFAVRDRVVLRMWAARLLVQVAEGGMFAFLLYWLRSIAPGYPEHGVANIFSAVLVCAVPLSLILGRWSDRNARPVRPLVASAILCAAGMLVMAAAGTLAWAIAGYVLFAVAAAIFLALHASQTLRVLPAPQNRGRDLGVFNLTNTVPGMVMPGLTVMLVPQFGYAALFVLFAGLSLTSAALLGQVFRRA, encoded by the coding sequence TTGAACGCCCCCCAGGCCGCTGAGCCCCCCGAACGCCAGCCCCGCTGGTTCCTCGCCCTGTTCGCGCTCGCCGCTGCGGGGGGCGCGGTCGCCTATGTCCCGCTGCTCACCGTACTTCTGCCGCAGCGCATCGCCGATCTGCAAGGCGGAGAGGACATCGCAGCGCTGGCGCAGGTGACCTTCCTTGGTGCGGTGATGGCGAGCCTTGCCAACATCGCGGTCGGGATGCTCAGTGACCGCACCCGCGTGCGCCGTCCGTGGATCATCGCGGGGCTGATCGCGTCCAACGCCCTTCTGCTGGTGGTGGGCGAGGCCGGATCGGTGCGCGAGCTGGTGGTGCTGGTGATGGTCTGGCAGGTGGCGCTCAACCTGATGCTCGCCCCGCTGATGGCCTGGGCGGGAGACTGCTTTCCCGATGAGCAGAAAGGCGTGCTGGGCGGGGCGCTGGCCTTGTCCCCCGCGCTGGGGGCGCTGGCGGGATCGCTGGTCACCTATGCCGGGCTGGTCGAGCCGGGGGCGCGGCTGATGCTGGTCGCCCTGCTGGTGAGCGCGCTGGTGCTGCCTGCCGTATTGTTGGGGGGAGGGCGCGAGCGTCCTGCGCTGATGGCGCCCGCCGAGACCGCCGGGCCGTTTGCCGTGCGCGACCGGGTGGTGCTGCGGATGTGGGCCGCGCGCCTGCTGGTGCAGGTGGCCGAGGGCGGGATGTTCGCCTTTCTCCTGTACTGGCTGCGCTCGATCGCGCCCGGTTATCCCGAACACGGCGTCGCCAATATCTTCAGCGCGGTGCTGGTCTGTGCGGTGCCGCTGTCGCTGATCCTCGGGCGCTGGTCTGACCGCAACGCGAGGCCGGTACGGCCGCTGGTGGCGAGTGCGATATTGTGTGCCGCCGGGATGCTGGTGATGGCGGCCGCGGGCACGCTGGCATGGGCGATTGCGGGCTATGTGCTGTTCGCGGTGGCGGCGGCGATTTTCCTCGCTCTGCACGCCAGCCAGACCTTGCGCGTGCTGCCCGCCCCGCAAAACCGCGGGCGGGATCTGGGCGTGTTCAACCTTACCAACACCGTGCCGGGGATGGTCATGCCCGGTTTGACGGTTATGCTGGTGCCGCAGTTCGGCTATGCCGCGCTGTTCGTGCTGTTCGCGGGTCTTTCGCTGACCAGCGCGGCGCTGCTCGGACAGGTTTTTCGGCGTGCCTGA
- a CDS encoding LacI family DNA-binding transcriptional regulator, translating to MARVRKTVTIRDVAEDAGVSLQTVSRVVNGGPNVRPQLRDKVRASIERLGYVPSLAAQRMSGSRSYIILAINDRERTLADWRERRGTDWVDQMLLGGILTCSKHGYRMMVELVDTHSDHVERELGAALSALQPDGVILTPPHSENRLITELLAERGIPFARIGSDAPGPGFALTMGDAGAAHLATTRLAELGHRRIAMIAGPSQYSLSGWRIEGWKRALAEAGLSHEGLLEVGDFGYESGTRAARALLDRMPDCTAIIASSDQMALAALEVARDRGLSVPHDLSLISFDNTPIVRFTQPPLTAIDQPIAETVARAVEQLIARGPDGHEDAVIEVAAGLVERSSTAPPPASPSDRA from the coding sequence ATGGCGCGGGTGCGCAAGACAGTCACAATCAGGGACGTCGCGGAGGATGCGGGGGTCTCGCTCCAGACCGTAAGCCGGGTGGTGAACGGTGGCCCCAACGTGCGCCCGCAATTGCGCGACAAGGTGCGCGCCTCGATCGAGCGGCTGGGTTACGTCCCCAGCCTTGCGGCGCAACGGATGAGCGGATCGCGCTCCTACATCATCCTTGCCATCAACGACCGCGAGCGCACGCTGGCCGACTGGCGCGAACGGCGCGGGACGGACTGGGTCGACCAGATGTTGCTCGGCGGGATTTTGACCTGTTCCAAGCATGGCTACCGGATGATGGTCGAACTGGTCGACACGCATTCCGATCATGTCGAGCGCGAGCTGGGCGCGGCGCTTTCCGCGTTGCAGCCCGACGGTGTGATCCTCACACCCCCGCACTCGGAAAACCGCCTGATCACCGAACTGCTGGCCGAACGGGGCATTCCCTTCGCGCGAATCGGATCGGACGCTCCGGGGCCGGGTTTTGCGCTGACGATGGGCGATGCGGGCGCGGCGCACCTTGCCACCACCCGCCTTGCCGAATTGGGCCACCGCCGCATCGCGATGATCGCCGGGCCTTCGCAATACAGCCTGTCCGGCTGGCGGATCGAGGGCTGGAAACGCGCTCTGGCCGAGGCGGGCTTGTCGCATGAGGGCCTGCTGGAAGTGGGCGACTTCGGTTATGAGAGCGGCACCCGCGCGGCGCGCGCGCTGCTTGATCGCATGCCCGATTGCACCGCGATTATCGCCTCGTCCGACCAGATGGCTCTCGCCGCGTTGGAAGTCGCCCGCGACAGGGGGCTCAGCGTTCCGCACGATCTGTCGCTGATTTCCTTCGACAACACCCCGATCGTGCGTTTCACGCAGCCGCCGCTCACCGCCATCGATCAGCCGATTGCCGAAACGGTCGCCCGCGCGGTCGAACAGCTCATCGCACGAGGGCCAGACGGGCACGAGGACGCGGTGATCGAAGTTGCGGCAGGACTGGTCGAGCGTTCCTCAACGGCGCCGCCGCCCGCTTCGCCATCGGACCGGGCTTGA
- a CDS encoding glycoside hydrolase family 16 protein, with protein MTKAGLLKAGTLTAALLLLGAAPPAPEQAIAPREGAGWELVWADEFEGTALDRTKWTPEVSCWGGGNAERQCYTDRPENIAVENGMLLLKARKERFAGPARPPEIADNPNPTLVQSHTSGKVRTIGLHAWRYGRIEARARVPAGQGTWPAIWMMPDNPAYGQWPRSGEIDILEAVNIGAKCKVCEGGKGENRTISALHFGDFSPQNRFVDHRNTLPGLALPSDDFHVYAVEWGEGLIRFLVDDRVHLTVTADQWSTAAQSAKGNPAAPFDQPFYIMANLAVGGRLSEENNAKGLAAKSFPAQFAVDWIRVYRCASDPDTGRACIR; from the coding sequence ATGACAAAGGCAGGGCTGCTGAAGGCGGGGACGCTGACAGCGGCCCTGCTGCTTTTGGGGGCGGCGCCACCCGCGCCCGAACAGGCCATCGCACCGCGCGAAGGGGCGGGGTGGGAGTTGGTGTGGGCCGACGAGTTCGAAGGAACCGCGCTTGACCGTACCAAGTGGACGCCCGAGGTTTCGTGCTGGGGCGGCGGCAATGCCGAGCGCCAGTGCTATACCGACCGGCCCGAGAATATCGCGGTCGAGAACGGGATGCTGCTGCTGAAGGCGCGCAAGGAGCGCTTTGCCGGCCCCGCGCGCCCGCCAGAGATTGCCGACAATCCCAACCCCACTCTTGTCCAGTCCCACACCTCGGGCAAGGTGCGCACCATCGGCCTTCACGCCTGGCGCTATGGCCGGATCGAGGCGCGCGCGCGCGTGCCGGCGGGGCAGGGCACCTGGCCCGCGATCTGGATGATGCCTGACAATCCCGCCTATGGCCAATGGCCGCGATCGGGCGAGATCGACATTCTCGAAGCGGTCAATATCGGCGCGAAGTGCAAGGTCTGCGAAGGCGGCAAGGGCGAGAACCGCACCATCAGCGCGCTGCATTTCGGCGATTTTTCGCCGCAGAACCGCTTCGTCGATCACCGCAACACACTGCCCGGCCTTGCCCTGCCTTCGGACGATTTCCACGTCTATGCGGTGGAATGGGGAGAGGGGCTGATCCGCTTCCTCGTCGATGACCGGGTGCACCTCACGGTGACGGCCGACCAGTGGAGCACCGCGGCCCAGAGCGCCAAGGGCAACCCCGCCGCGCCCTTCGACCAACCGTTCTACATCATGGCAAACCTTGCCGTGGGCGGGCGTTTGTCGGAAGAAAACAATGCCAAGGGGCTTGCCGCGAAGAGCTTTCCCGCGCAATTCGCAGTGGATTGGATAAGGGTTTACCGCTGCGCCAGCGACCCTGACACGGGGCGTGCGTGCATCCGGTAA